The Magnetococcus marinus MC-1 genome contains the following window.
GCAGGGATGAGATACCAAAATCCAACACCACGCAGTCGTTTTTAATCACCCCGGGGTATTCGTTGGGATCGACGGTACGCAGCCCCCTGCCCACCATCTGGATCATAGTGGATTTAAACGAACTGGGTCTGAGCAGCACGACACAGGAGGCCGGAGGATGGTCGTAGCCCTCAGTGAGGACCGCGACGTTCACCACCACCATGGCCGACCCCTTTTCAAACCGGGATAAGGTGGCTTTCCGCTCTGCTGAAGAGAGCTCCCCATGAACCATCACCGCTTCAACATCAGCTGCATTGAAAGCGTCGGTGACATTGCGGGCATGATCTACGGTGGAACAGAACACCACCGTTTTTCGGGTTCCTGCTTTCTCCTTCCAATGCTTGACCACCGCCTCGGTAACCGGAGCCTTGTTCATCACCCGATCCACCTCAGCCATATCGAAGTCATCCACCGTTTTGCGGACGTTTTTCAGCGCCTCCTGGGCCCCCACATCGATGACAAAGGTGCGGGGTTTGACCAGATTGCCCGCTTGGATCAATTCACCCAGTCGGACCTGGTCTGCGACATTGCTGAAAATAGGTCGCAGGGCCTGTTTATCTCCCCTCCCGGGCGTAGCGGTAAGACCGTAAATGCGGCAGTCCGGATTGCGATCCAGAGCGGTATCGATGATACGCCGGTAGCTGTTGGCCGCTGCATGGTGCGCCTCATCAATCACCAACAGGTCCAGCTCTGGCATGGCGTCCAAATTTTGCTGACGCGCCAGGGTCGGCACCATGGCAAAGGTGGCGCGACCGCGCCACGATTTGCCACGGGCATCCACCACGGAGGTAGAAAGCCCTGGATTGACCTTGGTGAACTTCATCACATTCTGGCGGGTCAGCTCATCCCGGTGCGCCAGAATGCAGGCTTTTTCCTCCTTCTTTTTCAGCACCTTCCCAACGACAGAGGACAACATATAGGTCTTCCCCCCACCTGTGGGACAGACCCCGAGTGTATTGCCATGTTCCTTGAGAGCGGTCACTGATCGCTCTACAAAGATTTTTTGGCGTGGTCTCAACATAACCATGGCTCACCCCCTCACTGTGCCCAACTGGGCGTTTGAGGAGGGGGTGCGGCCTGGGACTGATGCTGAGGCGCAGGCTGCTGTTGCGCAGGGGGTTGCTGCCATCCCTGTCCAGCAGGTGGTGCCGCAGGCGCAGGAGTCCCACCACCACTGTAGCCCTGGTACTCCTTGTGATCCGGGGTAATGGCGAACTTGATGACGTTTTTATCAGAATCGTCCCGCTGATCCTTCTCAACATCGATCTTTGCTAAAAACTCAATGCCATCCAGATCGGCAAAGCCGTTGATGCGCCGCGCCTGTTGAGCCTGGGGTGAGTTATCCTTATCTTTCAGACCGCGAGAAGAGTTGAGGATGGCGCGGATGAAAGAGCGTCCCATATTGCCCCATTCCGGACCCTTCTGGCTGAATAAGCCGATGTTGCTCCACACCTTCCGTTTGGCGTATTTGCCCTCAGTGATGACATATTCTACCTTGAGGAAAACAGCCCCAGTGTCGGCATTACGCGTAGCATACCCACCTGTCCAACCCCGGTTGGGGTCATCATAACCGCCTGGCTTGATGGTCATGCGCACCGGCGCAATGGTCCCTTTGGGAATCAGGTCAAAACTTTGCTGACTCTCAGCGTTGTTGAAATCGTTCCAGTTGTTATCCATGATGGTCATGCTCCTGTGTTCATTGCCATGTCGACGGGGGCGCCGGTGGCGGGGGCGGCTTCGGTCACTTTCTCAGGGCGTTCGAAGCTAAGCCTTTCCGCTGCCGGTTTGCCGGGTTGATGTATTTTCTCCATGAGGCGACCCAGATGGGGCTCCTCCACCATGGTGAGGCGACCACTTCTGTCTTTAGCCGGGTATCCCCATGGATTGAGTGTCTGGCAGATGAAGGCTCGATAAGACGGACCCTCCTCGGGTTTGATCTCCACCATGCTGATGACCTGGTCAACAATGCCGGGCAGCTCCAGGCCGGTTTTAGAACCCTCGATCTGAGCGGTGTAGTAGCGCCGGTTGAAGTCGTCGGTCTTCTCATCGAGGATACCGACGAACCAAACGTTCTTGCCCCGGGTGTGCTGGAGATGGGTGATCCAGGCGATCATCTCCTGACCATGTAGACCGTAAGCGCCCCGCAGATCTGGTTTGCCGGTCTTCTCCGAAAAAGCTTGAGGCTGTCCCTTGCACCATTGGAAGCAGAGCCGTCCAGCCACGGTGATGCTGTCCACAAAGATGCTCTGATACTTGGCCATGACCCCGGGGTCACCATACTTCTGTAAAACAGCGTCGTAGTGCGCTTGGCTGTAGTGCTGATCATCCCTCAGCGCAGGGTTGGGGCCGCCAATGAACACCGCGATGTCGCGGCACTCGTCCCAAGTGCGGGGACGGATGGTGTCCCCGGGCCACCCCTCCACGGCCAGGTCTCCGGCCTCCAGGTCGAAGAACAGGGTGGAACTCGGATCGACGGACCATAGCAGCGAGGTCTTGCCGATGCCGCTGGGGCCCAGAATTACCCCCTTGATGCCCCGTTGCTCCGCCATGCGCTGGTCGGCGCTAATGATGGGGAGCCCGCTCATGCCGCGATCTCCTGCTCATCCTTCACCGACAGTTTGAAGGTGGGCTTGCCAGCCTTGACGGTGCGTGCTCCCTCAAAAGCACTTCGGATCTGGGAGGGCCAAGCCTTGAACTTGGTCTCGGGCACCTTGTAGTCGACATCCATGTACTCGTTGGGGTCTTCACCGGCTTTGCGGATCCGGTCGAACAGATCCGAGAGTCGCTTTTGATCCCAATGCGGGCGTTTTGGAAGCTCTGCCGTTACCTGCACATCGCCGTCGAGAAAGCGCACCGTGCCAAAGTCCTTACCAGCCTCTTTGCGCAGAAGATCAGCTTTATCTGCGTAACGACGTGAAATGACGCCTTCTAGAAACTCATTGGTCAACTTGGCCGACTCCACAGCTTTTGCCGCCTGTTGTTGCAGATTGGCCAACTGTTCAGGAGAGAGTTCTGCCAGTTCGCCTATGGGCATGCTGTGTAACTCACTCAACGTGGGATTCATCTCTGTTTTCATGACTGTTTTCTCCTTCTTTTCCTCTTTGGGTTCGGGCTTCCACCGTGGAAGCACCATGTGCTGTAAAAACTGCTCTTGAATTCGGCCAAATGCCCGTTCATGGTCAATATCTAGAACCTCACACACGAATCGAAAACTACCTGGCTCTTTGGATTGACTGAGAAACCACCGCCGCAAATGCCTCACATCCATTCGAAACAGGTGGTCGTTCCAAAGCTTTGGCTTCTTCTTCCCTTTTTTTAGAAGCCTGCCTGCATCACTAATGGCTTGAGCCAATACCGCACGCCAAAGATCAATTTCCGCTTCCATGACCCTTTTCCCCCGCTTGTGTGGTGTGTTTTTTGTGATGCACCCCCTTATCTGATATATACTCAGCTC
Protein-coding sequences here:
- a CDS encoding DEAD/DEAH box helicase; amino-acid sequence: MLRPRQKIFVERSVTALKEHGNTLGVCPTGGGKTYMLSSVVGKVLKKKEEKACILAHRDELTRQNVMKFTKVNPGLSTSVVDARGKSWRGRATFAMVPTLARQQNLDAMPELDLLVIDEAHHAAANSYRRIIDTALDRNPDCRIYGLTATPGRGDKQALRPIFSNVADQVRLGELIQAGNLVKPRTFVIDVGAQEALKNVRKTVDDFDMAEVDRVMNKAPVTEAVVKHWKEKAGTRKTVVFCSTVDHARNVTDAFNAADVEAVMVHGELSSAERKATLSRFEKGSAMVVVNVAVLTEGYDHPPASCVVLLRPSSFKSTMIQMVGRGLRTVDPNEYPGVIKNDCVVLDFGISSLLHGSLEQDVNLDGKELTGEAPTKQCPQCEAILPIAMQECSLCGYIWEFVTSPEDNPESIADFIMSEVDLLARSSFRWVDLFGDDAAMMAGGFNAWGGVFYLNGFWHAVGGVKGQPTRLLSIGERTVCLAAADDWLNEHESDESAHKTKSWLNQPPTDKQLKYLPPDMQMDMGMTRYQASALLTFRFNKSVIRNLIFQADRQALSEVA
- a CDS encoding ATP-binding protein, with the translated sequence MSGLPIISADQRMAEQRGIKGVILGPSGIGKTSLLWSVDPSSTLFFDLEAGDLAVEGWPGDTIRPRTWDECRDIAVFIGGPNPALRDDQHYSQAHYDAVLQKYGDPGVMAKYQSIFVDSITVAGRLCFQWCKGQPQAFSEKTGKPDLRGAYGLHGQEMIAWITHLQHTRGKNVWFVGILDEKTDDFNRRYYTAQIEGSKTGLELPGIVDQVISMVEIKPEEGPSYRAFICQTLNPWGYPAKDRSGRLTMVEEPHLGRLMEKIHQPGKPAAERLSFERPEKVTEAAPATGAPVDMAMNTGA